A single Homalodisca vitripennis isolate AUS2020 unplaced genomic scaffold, UT_GWSS_2.1 ScUCBcl_6356;HRSCAF=13532, whole genome shotgun sequence DNA region contains:
- the LOC124373769 gene encoding A-kinase anchor protein 14-like, which produces MASGFIDDILNESNKRVDNYRMIGIERFQRYKYPEEFSIADGLELIVRCINKWSFNPNWYFKINYTGILVTESYSHFYTLKWSVPTPSYPIAQVTADIHFTIEITPMKPPPVLIEMWYRLETDRSQHNAFTKSFKESQLQTLIRRKLNAFQSFTF; this is translated from the exons ATGGCCTCAGGCTTCATTGATGACATTCtaaatgaatctaataaaagaGTTGATAATTACAGAATGATTGGCATTGAAAGATTCCAAAGGTACAAATATCCAGAAGAGTTTTCTATCGCGGATGGTTTAGAGCTCATTGTAAGGTGTATTAACAAGTGGTCATTCAATCCTAATTGGTATTTCAAGATAAACTATACTGGTATATTGGTTACAGAATCATATTCACATTTCTATACG CTTAAATGGAGTGTCCCCACTCCATCTTATCCCATAGCTCAAGTAACAGCTGATATTCACTTTACAATTGAGATCACTCCTATGAAACCTCCACCAGTTTTAATTGAG ATGTGGTACAGATTGGAGACTGATCGGTCACAACACAATGCTTTCACTAAAAGTTTTAAGGAGTCCCAACTTCAAACTCTAATCAGGCGCAAGCTCAACGCTTTTCAATCTttcactttttaa